Proteins encoded together in one Thermococcus gammatolerans EJ3 window:
- a CDS encoding ABC transporter substrate-binding protein gives MRKTAAFLVVFLVLFSVVAAGCIGGGGGSTSSSESPTKSTTSSASQTTTSNEYTVSPSETTTSTQGETTTSQTQTTTSPTQTTTTAPQTTTTVTHTTTTPQQGNVELIILTRHDTTIQSLAKEYFLKSDIAKEYHITKIRFIKATESQWVEFIKRGVADVGWGGGPTLFDTLYTEGYLAPITDEKILSLLGTNISETIAGMPMVRKDNDGKVYWIAAALSSFGFTENKKALQKWGLPEPKKWEDIASEAWARDPPQYGIADPTRSTSNTRIYQIILQAFGWDQGWRILTLIAANSRIYDASDAVREAVIAGDIAAGNTIDFYGYTAMQLNPDCVYIIPEGESIINGDPIALLKSSKHPEAAQAFIYWVLTEGQKIWLNKEVNRLPVNPSIFNTPEGQQRQDLRTAYYLALHTRGIQFDDERALKTIYAMQQYFKATLVDTNEELHRAWMAIVNAHKSGKIDDQTFERLKDELTAPIQFKDPETGETVTFTEEYAEKINDKILKDPNFKDTIVQEWRDAAKAKYQKVLQEVNG, from the coding sequence ATGAGAAAGACCGCCGCTTTCCTTGTTGTCTTCCTGGTTCTGTTTAGCGTCGTGGCCGCCGGGTGTATCGGCGGTGGAGGAGGGAGCACCAGCTCAAGCGAGAGCCCCACCAAATCCACGACTTCTTCGGCATCACAGACGACTACTAGCAATGAGTACACTGTATCTCCCTCGGAAACGACGACCTCAACCCAGGGCGAGACAACAACTTCCCAGACCCAGACAACTACTTCCCCCACTCAGACGACCACCACTGCCCCCCAGACCACCACAACGGTAACCCACACCACAACAACCCCCCAGCAGGGTAACGTCGAGCTCATAATCCTTACCAGGCACGACACGACGATTCAGAGTTTAGCCAAGGAGTACTTCCTCAAGAGCGATATCGCCAAGGAGTACCACATCACCAAAATCCGCTTTATCAAGGCAACCGAGTCCCAGTGGGTTGAGTTCATCAAGAGGGGCGTTGCCGACGTCGGATGGGGTGGAGGTCCGACCCTCTTCGACACCCTCTACACCGAGGGTTACCTCGCCCCAATAACCGACGAGAAGATACTCTCACTCCTTGGCACGAACATCTCCGAGACCATAGCGGGAATGCCCATGGTCAGGAAGGATAACGACGGCAAGGTTTACTGGATTGCCGCTGCACTATCGTCTTTCGGATTCACCGAGAACAAGAAGGCCCTTCAGAAGTGGGGTCTTCCAGAGCCCAAGAAGTGGGAGGACATAGCGAGCGAGGCATGGGCAAGAGACCCGCCCCAGTACGGTATAGCCGATCCAACGAGGAGCACCTCCAACACGAGGATCTACCAGATTATCCTCCAGGCCTTCGGCTGGGATCAGGGATGGAGGATCCTCACCCTCATAGCGGCCAACTCAAGGATCTACGATGCGAGCGATGCCGTTAGAGAGGCCGTTATCGCCGGGGACATAGCGGCAGGAAACACAATTGACTTCTACGGCTACACCGCGATGCAGCTCAACCCGGACTGTGTCTACATCATCCCCGAGGGGGAGAGCATCATAAACGGCGACCCCATAGCGCTCCTCAAGTCCTCCAAGCACCCGGAGGCCGCTCAGGCCTTCATCTACTGGGTTCTCACCGAGGGTCAGAAGATATGGCTGAACAAGGAGGTTAACAGGCTTCCGGTTAACCCGTCGATCTTCAACACACCGGAGGGACAGCAGAGACAAGACCTCAGGACGGCTTACTACCTCGCCCTTCACACGCGGGGAATACAGTTCGATGATGAGAGGGCCCTCAAGACGATCTACGCAATGCAGCAGTACTTCAAAGCCACACTCGTCGACACCAACGAGGAGCTCCACAGGGCATGGATGGCTATCGTGAACGCCCACAAGTCCGGCAAGATAGACGACCAGACCTTTGAGAGGCTCAAGGACGAGCTGACCGCTCCGATCCAGTTCAAGGACCCCGAAACCGGAGAGACCGTCACTTTCACCGAAGAGTACGCCGAGAAGATCAACGACAAGATCCTCAAGGATCCGAACTTCAAGGACACTATAGTGCAGGAGTGGCGCGACGCCGCCAAGGCCAAGTACCAGAAGGTTCTCCAGGAGGTGAATGGATGA